A single region of the Bacteroidota bacterium genome encodes:
- a CDS encoding sugar MFS transporter produces the protein MEQSVPSGNRRDYIISITIIGVLFFIFGFVTWLNGALIPFLRTACELSDTMAYLVTFAFYISYFVMALPSSKIIERFGFRKGMMIGLTVMSLGALIFIPAALIRSYFLFLTGLFVLGTGLALLQTAVNPYVTIIGPMASAAKRISIMGICNKVAGVLAPILLASFLLKDAEAIKTKLSELTDAAQRSILLDELAQRMILPYLLLTVFLALMVLLVRFARLPEASPEQEVDNTTNTAHQSIFKHTNLILGVVALFFYVGVEVIAGDTIIRYGESLNIAMSSAKYFTSLMLVFMVIGYFFGVALIPRIISQKNALAVCASLGVVLTVTAIFVSKTAVMNVPFIDLVTFKSVTLTIPFTVMFIAMLGLANSLVWPAIWPLALNGAGKYTKTGSALLIMAIAGGATLPLIYGWLTQALHDTQQAYWIAIPCYLFILFYALKGHKVK, from the coding sequence ATGGAACAATCCGTACCATCCGGCAATCGCAGGGATTATATTATTTCCATTACCATTATCGGAGTGCTGTTCTTTATCTTCGGATTCGTAACTTGGCTGAACGGTGCGCTGATTCCCTTTTTGCGAACCGCCTGCGAGCTTTCCGATACGATGGCGTATCTGGTCACGTTTGCGTTCTATATTTCTTATTTTGTGATGGCGCTGCCCTCGTCAAAAATAATAGAACGCTTCGGGTTCAGAAAAGGAATGATGATTGGGCTGACCGTTATGTCACTGGGCGCCCTTATTTTTATTCCCGCTGCCTTAATCCGCTCATACTTTCTGTTTTTAACCGGACTTTTTGTGCTGGGAACCGGACTTGCACTCCTGCAAACCGCCGTAAATCCTTATGTTACGATAATAGGACCTATGGCAAGCGCGGCCAAACGAATCAGCATTATGGGTATCTGCAACAAAGTTGCAGGTGTGCTTGCACCGATTCTTTTAGCTTCCTTTTTACTGAAAGATGCTGAAGCCATAAAAACAAAATTATCGGAACTTACAGATGCTGCCCAGCGATCCATCCTTCTTGATGAGCTTGCTCAGCGCATGATATTGCCGTATTTGCTGCTGACGGTGTTTTTAGCGCTGATGGTATTGCTGGTGCGCTTTGCCCGGTTGCCGGAAGCAAGCCCCGAGCAAGAAGTTGATAACACGACAAACACGGCACATCAAAGCATTTTCAAACATACGAATCTGATTTTGGGCGTTGTTGCTCTGTTCTTTTACGTGGGCGTTGAGGTTATTGCCGGCGATACCATTATCCGTTACGGCGAATCATTGAATATTGCCATGAGCTCTGCCAAATATTTTACTTCACTCATGCTCGTTTTTATGGTAATCGGGTATTTCTTCGGTGTGGCGTTGATTCCTAGAATAATTTCGCAGAAGAATGCCCTGGCAGTATGCGCCTCACTGGGGGTTGTGCTTACCGTGACAGCAATTTTTGTTTCAAAAACAGCGGTCATGAATGTCCCGTTTATTGATTTGGTGACGTTCAAATCTGTAACGCTTACCATTCCGTTTACCGTAATGTTTATTGCCATGCTGGGGCTCGCAAATTCGCTGGTGTGGCCTGCCATATGGCCGCTTGCACTGAACGGTGCCGGAAAATACACAAAAACAGGTTCCGCATTGCTGATTATGGCTATTGCCGGTGGTGCAACTCTACCGTTAATTTACGGATGGCTCACTCAGGCGCTGCACGATACCCAACAGGCATACTGGATTGCTATTCCGTGCTATCTTTTTATATTGTTTTATGCCCTGAAAGGACATAAAGTAAAATGA
- a CDS encoding ZIP family metal transporter codes for MTLLVFCALFFPVMLGGLSVFAFKTSSRFLKLLTAFSGAYLLAICFLEIIPEIYTGQNTMTIGLFILGGFFIQLFLDFLSKGVEHGHEHEHRDCEGHENHNISAIAVMIGICIHSFLEGMPLADAFNAENMRNTLLTGIVIHNIPISIVLVGLLLQSGKQKRTAFILLCVFALSSPLGTLTSHLIGKELIGNIDFFFSITMAMVVGIFLHISTTILFETDDQHHFNFYKLLSIILGAGVAILLAQNII; via the coding sequence ATGACACTTTTAGTATTTTGTGCGTTGTTTTTTCCGGTAATGCTTGGTGGTCTGAGTGTGTTTGCATTCAAGACTTCAAGCCGCTTTTTGAAATTGCTCACGGCGTTTAGCGGCGCTTACCTGCTTGCAATTTGTTTTCTGGAGATTATCCCCGAAATATATACCGGGCAAAACACCATGACTATCGGGCTGTTCATACTAGGCGGATTTTTTATCCAGCTTTTTCTTGATTTTCTTTCGAAAGGCGTTGAACACGGTCATGAACACGAGCACCGCGATTGCGAAGGACATGAAAATCACAACATTTCCGCAATAGCGGTAATGATTGGTATCTGCATACACTCCTTTCTGGAAGGTATGCCTCTGGCAGACGCGTTTAACGCGGAAAACATGCGAAACACTCTGCTGACGGGTATTGTAATCCATAATATTCCCATTTCTATCGTTTTGGTTGGCTTATTACTGCAATCAGGAAAACAAAAACGGACTGCATTTATTTTACTGTGCGTCTTTGCGCTTTCATCACCACTCGGGACATTAACCAGCCATTTGATTGGCAAGGAACTGATAGGCAATATAGACTTCTTTTTCAGTATTACAATGGCGATGGTGGTGGGCATTTTTCTGCACATTTCAACAACCATTCTTTTTGAAACAGACGACCAGCATCACTTTAATTTTTACAAATTACTTTCCATTATTCTTGGTGCCGGTGTTGCTATTTTGCTGGCACAAAATATTATCTGA
- a CDS encoding polyprenyl synthetase family protein, with protein sequence MINLREIKAPVAKHMDEFDARFAQVMKSEVPLLDKVVRYIMKSKGKQMRPLFVMLSADVCGGVCESTYHGATLIELLHTATLVHDDVVDDSNLRRGFFSINALWKNKIAVLIGDYLLSRGLILALNESEYDILRIVSNAVRDMSEGELLQIEKARYLNIDEAVYFEIIRKKTASLISSCCAAGAASATKDAAVIEKMKLFGECVGIAFQIKDDLFDFENNSASGKPGGLDIRERKISLPLIHLLKNVGYSERRKIINIVKNHNDDTERVGEVLNKVRNSGGIPYASGKMTEYRDKALGILREFPESPSRASLENLVVFTTERQY encoded by the coding sequence ATGATCAATCTCCGCGAAATAAAAGCGCCTGTTGCCAAACACATGGACGAGTTCGATGCACGGTTCGCACAGGTGATGAAAAGTGAGGTTCCGCTGCTCGATAAGGTGGTTCGCTATATCATGAAAAGTAAGGGTAAACAAATGCGGCCGCTATTTGTCATGCTTTCCGCAGATGTGTGCGGCGGGGTTTGCGAATCGACCTATCATGGCGCAACGCTTATTGAGCTGCTTCATACCGCTACACTGGTTCACGACGACGTGGTTGATGACTCTAATTTGCGACGTGGATTTTTCTCTATTAATGCCTTATGGAAAAATAAAATTGCAGTGCTCATTGGCGATTATCTCCTGTCGCGAGGGCTCATTCTTGCCCTGAACGAAAGCGAATATGATATTCTTCGAATTGTCAGCAATGCCGTACGCGACATGAGCGAAGGCGAATTACTGCAAATTGAAAAAGCACGCTACTTAAATATTGATGAAGCCGTTTATTTCGAAATTATCCGCAAAAAAACAGCCTCGCTTATTTCGTCATGCTGTGCCGCCGGTGCCGCTTCTGCAACAAAAGATGCTGCTGTTATTGAGAAAATGAAATTGTTCGGAGAATGCGTTGGCATTGCATTCCAGATAAAAGACGACCTCTTCGATTTCGAAAATAATTCAGCTTCCGGAAAACCGGGCGGGCTGGATATCCGCGAACGAAAAATTTCTCTGCCGCTTATCCATTTACTGAAAAATGTGGGCTATTCCGAACGCCGCAAAATCATCAACATCGTAAAAAATCATAACGATGATACAGAGCGCGTGGGAGAAGTTTTAAATAAAGTGCGCAACAGCGGCGGCATTCCGTATGCATCGGGCAAAATGACCGAATACCGCGATAAAGCGCTCGGTATTTTACGCGAATTTCCCGAATCCCCGTCAAGAGCTTCGCTCGAAAATCTGGTTGTCTTTACTACCGAAAGACAATATTAA
- a CDS encoding toxin-antitoxin system YwqK family antitoxin yields the protein MKRILIILTVLMYIGGLSAQNIEKEYWPGKEKKGEGPVVNGKKNGKWTYWYENKKKWCEGDYKDNEQTALWNYWFMNGKQWEVINYDNGLNTRWYPNGKKQWEGTIVERKKEGAWTEWYDNEKVKEESHYLNGLKDGTWKSYYADGAKQSIRTFKEDKMTGKWMFWYPDGKVWKEINNENGPVVIYDTLGHKTDEWNVVNGKKDGKSTAWYASGKKKSETMYAGDERNGKQTIWHENGKVLCEGNYKNDKQTGKWLYWYEGGEKWKELNLDNGDCSIWFSGGAKQEEGKMLNDKKEGIWKSWFQNGQLKSEITYVNGLKEGHAATWYDNGIKEFEGFNKNDSLNSYAIWWLKNGNKEMEGKSINDLQDSIWIFYYESGKKASTGLFVKGKQEGIWTYFYETGEKLKEGKFEHDMKTGVWVTYFENGDKHHEGPFVNNKENGKWTSWFKNGKMDHTGDFKDGQMEGLWEGWYDSGQKKYETEYTDNLKNGKNIYWWNNGNKRYEGRCKDGQKDGKWIEYFENEKLEEMGSYSADQKVGNWVFYDIYGNKFKEQGFNDGKPEGKWVEYFQNGKKKGQGAFLDGKKTGTWMYWDSDGKLMYKVIFKNGVKIKEVKTNDDVENKKSDPKTKVDEPFK from the coding sequence ATGAAGCGTATACTGATTATTTTAACGGTATTAATGTATATTGGCGGATTATCTGCTCAAAATATTGAAAAAGAATACTGGCCGGGTAAGGAGAAGAAAGGCGAAGGTCCCGTTGTGAACGGTAAAAAAAACGGAAAATGGACCTACTGGTACGAGAACAAAAAGAAATGGTGCGAAGGCGATTATAAAGATAATGAGCAAACCGCTCTTTGGAATTACTGGTTCATGAACGGTAAGCAATGGGAAGTCATAAATTATGATAACGGCTTGAATACCCGCTGGTACCCCAATGGAAAAAAACAGTGGGAAGGAACCATCGTCGAGCGAAAAAAGGAAGGTGCATGGACCGAATGGTACGATAACGAAAAAGTTAAGGAAGAATCACATTATCTGAATGGACTGAAAGACGGCACCTGGAAATCTTACTATGCTGACGGCGCCAAACAATCAATCAGGACGTTCAAAGAAGATAAGATGACCGGTAAATGGATGTTTTGGTATCCCGACGGAAAAGTGTGGAAAGAGATTAACAATGAAAACGGACCGGTTGTAATCTACGATACGCTCGGGCATAAAACCGATGAGTGGAATGTTGTGAATGGAAAAAAAGACGGGAAATCAACCGCATGGTATGCATCGGGTAAGAAGAAAAGTGAAACCATGTATGCCGGCGACGAGCGCAATGGCAAACAAACCATATGGCACGAAAACGGCAAAGTGCTCTGTGAAGGCAATTACAAAAACGACAAGCAAACCGGCAAATGGTTGTATTGGTATGAAGGTGGTGAAAAATGGAAAGAGCTGAACCTCGATAACGGCGATTGCAGCATTTGGTTTAGCGGCGGCGCTAAGCAGGAAGAAGGCAAAATGCTGAACGATAAAAAAGAAGGAATATGGAAATCGTGGTTTCAGAACGGACAGCTTAAAAGTGAGATTACCTATGTAAATGGTCTTAAAGAAGGACATGCAGCCACTTGGTATGACAACGGCATCAAAGAATTTGAAGGCTTCAATAAAAATGACTCACTCAATTCATATGCTATCTGGTGGCTGAAAAACGGCAACAAAGAAATGGAAGGTAAAAGCATCAACGACCTTCAGGACAGCATCTGGATATTTTATTACGAAAGCGGGAAAAAAGCCAGCACGGGATTATTTGTAAAAGGCAAACAAGAAGGCATCTGGACCTATTTTTATGAAACCGGCGAAAAACTCAAAGAAGGTAAATTTGAGCATGACATGAAGACCGGAGTGTGGGTCACTTATTTTGAAAATGGCGACAAACATCATGAAGGTCCGTTTGTAAATAATAAGGAAAACGGTAAGTGGACAAGCTGGTTTAAAAATGGCAAAATGGACCACACAGGGGATTTTAAAGACGGGCAAATGGAAGGATTGTGGGAAGGCTGGTATGATTCAGGTCAGAAAAAATATGAAACGGAATATACCGACAACCTTAAAAACGGGAAGAATATTTATTGGTGGAATAACGGAAACAAACGATATGAAGGTCGTTGCAAAGACGGACAGAAAGACGGCAAATGGATTGAATACTTCGAAAACGAAAAGCTCGAAGAAATGGGTTCTTACAGTGCCGATCAAAAAGTAGGCAACTGGGTATTCTATGATATTTACGGCAACAAATTCAAAGAGCAGGGATTTAATGACGGTAAACCCGAAGGCAAATGGGTCGAATATTTTCAGAACGGCAAGAAAAAAGGCCAGGGCGCATTTCTCGACGGCAAGAAAACCGGTACCTGGATGTACTGGGATTCCGATGGCAAACTCATGTATAAGGTAATCTTCAAGAATGGTGTGAAGATTAAAGAAGTAAAAACCAACGATGACGTTGAAAACAAAAAATCGGACCCAAAAACCAAGGTTGACGAACCGTTTAAATGA
- a CDS encoding DUF5103 domain-containing protein, with product MNVSKWLFSVGALSLGLFITSCSPKTTVSRYSDDPHADSLSLEIKKKEKNAAPADVDYYKEYRIRYEDYEYADNIKTVLLYRDGFELSAPIINFNSDEKLVLKFDDLNAGLLHYKYTIIHCDAYWRPSQLMPQEYINGFTEDDITTQKYSFNTLQRYTSYSLTFPTSNLTPSKSGNYVLVVYPEGEPDSVSLTRRFMIVDNKLSVNAKVNRARDIEYHNYKQEVDFTIDGSQFRITDPYKNLKVVLQQNNRWDNAVNNLQPAYVKGDLLDYNYLDACVFSGGNEFRWFDIKGLKWKPETTRKVEKDSAGYEVYINQDERATFKTYYSLKDINGRRLIKSEENVTDTDIESEYVHVHLFLNYEAPLSNGSIYVLGALTGWRFSNEGLMKYNYARHGYEANLYLKQGYYNYQYVFVENGKQQGDESLVEGMHYETENDYTIYAYYRAEGTLYDQLIAVKQFNTYSSEK from the coding sequence ATGAATGTAAGTAAATGGCTTTTTTCGGTAGGCGCCCTGTCATTGGGGCTTTTTATAACATCATGTTCTCCAAAAACAACGGTTTCACGCTATAGCGATGACCCGCATGCCGACTCTCTGAGTCTTGAAATTAAGAAGAAAGAAAAAAATGCAGCGCCGGCAGATGTGGATTACTATAAAGAATATCGAATTCGTTACGAAGATTATGAATATGCAGATAATATTAAAACGGTATTGCTTTACCGCGATGGTTTTGAACTTTCGGCACCGATTATTAATTTCAATTCCGATGAAAAATTAGTTTTAAAATTCGACGACCTGAATGCCGGACTGCTTCATTACAAATACACCATAATACACTGTGATGCCTACTGGCGTCCGTCGCAGCTTATGCCGCAGGAATATATCAACGGATTTACCGAAGATGACATTACCACCCAAAAATATTCGTTCAATACGCTTCAACGTTATACCAGCTATTCACTCACCTTTCCCACATCAAACCTTACACCTTCAAAAAGCGGGAATTATGTTCTGGTTGTGTATCCCGAAGGGGAACCCGACAGTGTGAGCTTGACCCGACGTTTCATGATAGTAGATAATAAGCTCAGCGTAAATGCAAAGGTGAATCGTGCACGCGATATTGAATACCATAATTATAAGCAGGAAGTTGATTTTACGATAGACGGTTCGCAATTCCGTATCACCGACCCTTATAAAAATCTAAAAGTTGTGCTGCAGCAGAATAATCGCTGGGACAATGCCGTAAACAACCTGCAGCCGGCTTACGTAAAAGGCGATTTGCTTGATTACAACTATCTCGATGCCTGCGTTTTCAGCGGCGGCAATGAGTTTCGCTGGTTTGATATTAAAGGTCTGAAATGGAAACCCGAAACTACCCGTAAGGTAGAAAAGGATTCGGCAGGATACGAAGTTTATATCAATCAGGATGAGCGGGCTACCTTCAAAACCTATTATTCCCTGAAGGACATTAACGGACGCCGCTTAATCAAATCGGAAGAGAACGTTACCGATACCGACATTGAATCGGAATACGTGCATGTGCATTTATTCCTGAATTACGAAGCACCGCTCTCCAACGGCAGCATTTATGTGCTGGGGGCTCTTACAGGATGGCGTTTTTCGAACGAAGGTTTGATGAAATACAACTATGCCCGCCACGGCTACGAAGCAAACCTTTACCTGAAACAAGGCTATTACAATTATCAGTATGTTTTTGTTGAAAACGGCAAGCAGCAGGGCGACGAAAGCCTGGTGGAAGGCATGCATTACGAAACCGAAAACGACTATACCATTTATGCGTATTACCGTGCCGAAGGCACTCTGTATGACCAGCTCATTGCGGTAAAACAGTTCAATACCTACAGTTCAGAAAAATAA
- a CDS encoding ribose-phosphate pyrophosphokinase, with translation MEAKINIVSGRATKYLAEKIAEAAGTTLSKVSFATFSDGEFQPAYEETVRGHEMFIVQSTFPPADNLMELLMMVDAAKRASARHIIAVIPYFGFARQDRKDKPRVPITSKLIAKMLEAAGIHRLITMDLHADQIQGFFDIPVDHMYASSIFIPYLKSLNLQNLTMSSPDTGGTRRAGTYAKFIEAELVICFKQRAKPNQIANMVVIGDVEGKNVVLVDDIIDTAGTMCRAADLMMEKGAASVRAVCTHPILSGSAIERIERSAISELIVTDTIPLRQVCSKIKVLSTASLFASVIDRVVKCESISSHFKFTSLQ, from the coding sequence ATGGAAGCGAAAATTAATATCGTATCAGGCCGGGCCACAAAATATCTGGCCGAAAAAATTGCAGAAGCCGCTGGAACAACACTTTCCAAAGTTTCATTCGCCACGTTCAGCGACGGCGAATTTCAACCGGCTTATGAAGAGACTGTCCGCGGTCACGAAATGTTCATTGTGCAGTCAACCTTTCCGCCTGCCGATAATCTGATGGAATTATTGATGATGGTAGATGCCGCCAAACGCGCATCTGCAAGACATATCATCGCCGTTATTCCCTATTTTGGCTTTGCCCGTCAGGATCGTAAAGACAAACCCCGTGTTCCGATTACATCAAAGCTCATTGCCAAGATGCTGGAAGCGGCAGGCATTCACCGGCTCATTACCATGGACCTTCATGCCGACCAGATTCAGGGCTTTTTTGACATTCCGGTTGACCATATGTACGCATCTTCTATATTTATTCCGTACCTCAAAAGCCTCAATCTTCAAAACCTCACCATGTCATCACCCGATACGGGTGGAACACGCAGGGCCGGCACCTATGCCAAATTTATTGAAGCCGAGCTGGTTATTTGCTTTAAACAACGGGCAAAACCTAACCAGATAGCCAACATGGTGGTGATTGGTGATGTGGAAGGTAAAAATGTGGTTTTGGTTGATGATATCATCGACACTGCCGGTACCATGTGCCGCGCTGCCGACCTGATGATGGAAAAAGGTGCTGCCAGTGTACGTGCCGTGTGTACACACCCCATCCTTTCGGGAAGTGCCATTGAACGCATTGAAAGATCAGCGATTTCCGAACTCATTGTTACCGATACCATTCCGCTGCGCCAGGTGTGCAGTAAAATAAAAGTACTCTCAACCGCTTCTCTGTTTGCCAGTGTTATTGACAGGGTTGTGAAATGTGAGTCTATCAGTTCGCATTTTAAATTTACATCATTACAATAA
- a CDS encoding 50S ribosomal protein L25/general stress protein Ctc has translation MKVVSISGSLRENVGKKDANKTRNEGKVPCVLYGGKEQVHFAVDEKSFLTIIYTPEICFVKIDLNGKQYDTVLQEAQFHPVTEKLLHVDFLELVPGKEIIMKVPTKTEGVAPGVLKGGKLIQKMRLVKTRALPENMPEKIVIHIDNLEIGQSVKIGDISAENITYLDNPNSVVYTVRVTRQVEEVAKEGAEGAEKAGEKGAEKAPEKAAEGKEKK, from the coding sequence ATGAAAGTAGTATCTATTAGCGGTTCTCTGAGAGAGAACGTAGGGAAAAAAGATGCGAATAAAACGCGTAACGAAGGTAAAGTTCCTTGTGTGCTTTATGGTGGCAAAGAACAGGTTCATTTTGCAGTGGACGAAAAAAGCTTTCTTACTATAATCTATACCCCTGAAATTTGTTTTGTAAAGATTGACTTGAATGGTAAACAATATGATACCGTTCTGCAGGAAGCACAGTTTCATCCTGTAACAGAAAAATTATTGCATGTTGACTTTCTGGAACTGGTTCCGGGAAAAGAAATCATCATGAAGGTTCCCACCAAAACCGAAGGCGTTGCCCCCGGCGTTCTCAAAGGCGGTAAACTGATTCAGAAAATGAGGTTGGTTAAAACCAGAGCCCTTCCTGAAAATATGCCCGAAAAAATCGTTATCCACATCGATAACCTCGAGATCGGACAGTCGGTAAAAATCGGCGATATTTCAGCAGAGAACATCACTTATCTTGATAATCCCAACAGCGTTGTTTATACCGTCAGGGTAACGCGTCAGGTTGAAGAGGTTGCCAAAGAAGGTGCCGAAGGCGCTGAAAAAGCCGGCGAAAAGGGTGCTGAAAAAGCTCCTGAAAAAGCTGCCGAAGGAAAAGAAAAGAAATAA
- the pth gene encoding aminoacyl-tRNA hydrolase: MKYLIAGLGNIGDEYANTRHNIGFVILDAFAQAQKIPFTTARYGDIATTSIKGRSFIMLKPSTYMNLSGKAVKYWMDKENIPVENLLVICDDIALPLGCTRMKKKGGDAGHNGMDNIIFHLETTEFPRLRFGIGNDFARGHQVDFVLGKWTKAEEDIIIPRITTSVEMIKSFALAGIERTMTAYNSKG; this comes from the coding sequence GTGAAATACCTGATAGCCGGTCTCGGAAACATAGGCGATGAATATGCCAACACACGCCACAATATTGGGTTTGTGATACTCGATGCATTTGCCCAGGCGCAAAAAATTCCGTTTACAACGGCGCGCTATGGCGATATTGCAACCACCAGCATCAAAGGTCGTAGTTTCATAATGTTGAAACCATCGACCTACATGAACCTTAGCGGGAAGGCAGTGAAATACTGGATGGATAAAGAAAATATTCCTGTTGAGAATCTTCTTGTGATTTGCGATGATATTGCCCTGCCATTAGGCTGTACACGTATGAAGAAAAAGGGTGGCGATGCCGGCCATAACGGAATGGACAATATTATTTTTCATCTCGAAACAACGGAGTTTCCGCGATTGCGCTTCGGTATAGGCAACGATTTTGCGCGTGGTCATCAGGTGGATTTTGTACTTGGAAAATGGACAAAAGCCGAAGAAGATATTATTATTCCACGTATCACTACCTCTGTTGAAATGATTAAAAGCTTTGCTCTTGCAGGCATAGAGCGCACCATGACGGCCTACAACAGCAAAGGCTGA
- a CDS encoding acyltransferase family protein has protein sequence MDSRKPVPDILKGVAVLMMIQVHLTELFATQGFYDGVFGRLSLFLGGPPAAPVFMAVMGYFIMAGKASMGKDIVRGIQLIILGFALNIALNAHALIKVIAGDLALHPMHLVFGVDILFLAGLSIIIIAILKPLLKKHFLAGVILACIVACITPLFNIFSESGRASDYLLAYVGGSFKWSYFPLFPWLAYPLAGCSYHIFEKRFAISAVPAKKIIYGILILLLIIIPTGYFMASVPTDLHSYYHHGILFFMWDITFLLVWAGSILLIAQWLQGHFFSKWLGWIGRNVTVFYVVQWIIIGNLGTWLYRSVKAPWLIVYFFGIVLITCLCAWAWTAIRASINKDRLM, from the coding sequence ATGGACTCACGAAAGCCGGTTCCGGATATACTAAAAGGTGTTGCCGTATTGATGATGATTCAGGTTCATCTGACGGAACTTTTTGCCACTCAAGGATTTTATGACGGGGTATTTGGCCGTCTCTCATTATTTCTGGGCGGACCGCCTGCAGCACCTGTATTCATGGCGGTGATGGGCTATTTTATCATGGCCGGCAAAGCCTCCATGGGTAAAGATATTGTGCGAGGCATACAGTTAATCATACTAGGCTTTGCGCTGAATATCGCCCTGAACGCGCATGCACTCATTAAGGTGATTGCCGGAGACCTTGCATTACATCCGATGCATCTGGTGTTTGGTGTGGATATTTTATTCCTTGCAGGGCTGTCCATTATTATTATCGCCATACTCAAACCACTGCTGAAAAAACATTTCCTGGCAGGAGTAATTCTTGCCTGTATTGTTGCCTGCATCACACCTCTATTCAATATTTTCAGCGAAAGCGGCAGGGCAAGTGATTACTTGCTTGCTTACGTTGGCGGCAGTTTCAAGTGGTCGTATTTTCCATTGTTTCCGTGGTTGGCGTATCCGCTGGCCGGATGTTCGTATCATATTTTTGAAAAACGTTTTGCTATTTCAGCGGTTCCTGCGAAAAAGATCATTTACGGAATTCTGATACTACTTTTAATAATAATTCCAACAGGTTATTTTATGGCGTCTGTGCCCACAGATTTGCACAGCTATTATCATCACGGGATTCTGTTCTTTATGTGGGATATCACATTCTTACTGGTTTGGGCGGGCAGTATTCTGCTGATAGCTCAATGGCTGCAGGGGCATTTCTTTTCGAAGTGGCTGGGATGGATAGGCCGCAACGTTACTGTTTTCTACGTGGTCCAGTGGATTATTATCGGGAACCTCGGCACATGGCTTTACCGCAGTGTCAAAGCGCCCTGGCTGATTGTTTATTTTTTCGGAATTGTATTGATAACCTGCCTTTGCGCATGGGCATGGACAGCTATCAGGGCATCCATAAATAAGGATAGGCTGATGTAG
- a CDS encoding PqqD family protein: MKINNNIAISGSGFLFNPVNGESFSVNPVGAEIISMLKDGKSIEHITRHILASYNMDEQTIEKDIYDFIGVLKQYSLIEGDDKK, from the coding sequence ATGAAGATAAATAACAATATTGCCATCAGCGGATCGGGCTTTTTATTCAACCCGGTGAACGGAGAGTCGTTTTCGGTAAACCCGGTCGGCGCCGAAATTATCAGCATGCTAAAAGATGGCAAATCAATAGAGCACATTACCAGGCACATTCTCGCTTCATACAACATGGATGAGCAGACGATTGAAAAAGATATTTATGATTTTATCGGAGTACTCAAACAATACTCGCTGATTGAAGGTGATGACAAAAAGTAA